Genomic window (Syntrophorhabdus sp.):
TCGACGAAGGCCGACGTTAACGTCCCGGAAGAACTCTACGAGGAACTGAAGGCCATGCCGGGTATCGGAGGAATAGACGTCTTCCGCAATGTCCCCATAACCTTCCATGGAAGACCGGCATCGATCACATCCATAGACGCCTCGGTCCTCGAGCGATACGACCGGTTCGGCTGGCTCGAGGGAGATGACGGCAGCTGGGACCTGGTGAAGAGGGGTGACGTCATCGTTTCCGAAAGTTTCTCCCGGCGCTTCAAGGTCGGAAAGGGCGCGCGGATCACCATCGAGACGGCCCGCGAACCCGCGGAGTTTCTCGTGGCAGGCGTCTACTACGATTACGCCTCAGAGCACGGGGTCATCATGATGGACCGCTCCCTGTACCTCAGGCTCTTCGGTGACAGGACCATCAACAGCCTGGGTATATTCATCGATGAGGGAAATCCCGATCGCGCACGGATCATCGAAGAGGTGAAACGCCGGGCCCGGTCCTTCGGCCTGCCCTTCGCCACCCGGGAAGAGTTCCACGGGAGGATACTCGACATCTTCGACAGCACCTTCGCCGTCACGCGTTCCATGCGTGTCCTCGCCGTCATCGTGGCCTTTTTCGGGATAGCGGGCGCGCTGATGACCCTTTTCGTGGAGCGGCAGAAGGAATTCGGAGTCTATCGCGCCCTGGGGTTCACCACGGGTGACGTGGCGCGCATGACCATCGCCGAGAGCCTGGGGCTCGGGCTCGTAAGCTTCCTGATGAGCGTGATCGTGGGGACCGTCTTCGCCCTCATCCTCATCAAGGTCATCAATCTCGAGAGCTTCAACTGGACCATCTTCTACCATTTCACGGCGCGTCCCTACCTCGTGACGGGCCTGACAGCACTCGCGGCCAGCGTGGCCGCCTGCGCGTACCCGGTATGGTCGGTGATCCGCAGGTACCCCGTCATGCAGATCAGGGAGGAATGAGAAAGATGGAGACCCGGCCCACCCTTTTATCCATCTCCTTCACCTGTCTTCTCGGCTTTGTCCTTCTGTGTTCCCTCTTCGCCTGTCTGCCCCGGGAGCTCTTCGGGCAGGGATGGAGGCAGGCCGAGGCGGCGCGGCGATGGTCCTTTCCCCGCGACCATGGCAGCCATCCGGACTACAGGACCGAATGGTGGTACTTCACCGGGAACCTGGCTGACAACGAGGGAAGGAGATACGGATACCAGCTCACCTTCTTTCGCTACGGCCTCGCGCTCAATGCAAAGAACCCCTCAAACCCCTGGTCCGTGCGGGACGTTCACCTGGCGCATTTCGCCATCACCGACGTGTCGGGGGGCGGCTTCCACTGGCGCGACCGTATGTCACGCAAGGGACCGGGTCTCGCCGGGGCAAGAACGGATGTCATGGACGTCCACGTCCTCAACTGGTCGGCCCGCATGAAGGACGGCCGGATAATCATCACCGCCGCTCATGACGGGATGGATCTCCAGCTTGAGCTCGCACCCGAGAAGCCTCCCGTCCTCCACGGCCGGCAGGGGCTCAGCAGGAAAGGCCCTCTGCCGGGGCAGGCCTCGTACTACTACTCCTTTACGGACCTCAACACACGCGGCACCCTTAGAGCGCCCGGCATGAACGGCCCCGTGGCTGTCAAGGGAAGGAGTTGGTTCGACCAGGAGTTCGGCTCCAACCAGCTGTCGCCTCAGCAGGCCGGCTGGGACTGGTTCGCCCTGCACTTAAGCGACGGCCGCGACCTTATGGTCTACTACCTGCGTAAAAAGGATGGCACCTTTGAGAGGGAGTCCTCGGGCACCCTTGTCGAACGTGGCGGCACATCGCGGTACCTCTCCCTCGGGGAGATGCAAACAGATATCCTCTCCTACTGGAAGAGCGCGAAAACGGCCGGCCGCTACCCGGCGGCATGGCGCATCAGGATCCCCGCCGCCGCCATAGATGTTACAATAAGACCCCTCATCGCCGACCAGGAACTCGTCACAACCGCCTCGACGGGCATCACCTACTGGGAGGGGGCAGTCGACGGGAAAGGAACGTCGCGAGGGAAAGAGGTGACCGTCGAAGGGTACGTGGAGCTCACCGGCTACGCGGGAACACTGGGGGGAAAGTTTTAGAACGGTCGCAGGTTGCAGGTCTCAGGTCGCCGGAGAAAATGCCGCGAAAGGGGATAGGCCTCTGGCACAATTGGTGGCCAGCGCGGTTCACGTGTGACGCACGTTCCTGTCTTATTCCTGAGACCTTCCTTTGTCTCTGGAATGGAACAGGGAGTTTTTCTAGAAGATCCAGATGGTGCCGAGGAAGACGCCGGCGATATCGACTATGATGTCGGGTCTGTTTTCCTTCAGATCCCAGGGCACGAAGTAGACGAGGTTCTCGATCTGCTCCCTCATCCGGGAGCCAAAGGTCGCGAGGAGCCTGTCGCTCACCTCGTTGACGGTTGCTATCATGGCGCGATCGATCCCCGCGGCGCGATTGAGTTCCTTCAGGCGGGAGGATGTCCTCAGCTGGTCAAGGGCCTCCTCGATATGTATCCCGCCCACCTTCCTGTAGAGGATGTATATGTTCCCCTTTTCCCGCATGATCGCCTGGGGAGGGTTGATGGAGACGCTGGCCCCCCGAAAACGCAGACCCGAGAACTCCCCCGCGATCCTCGGCAGGAACTCCCTCTTCCTTTCCGTGGCTGACAGGAAACTGCCGGAGACACGTTCCACCATGTAGTCCACGCCCTCGTGATGGAGTTCCTTGAGCTTCGTCGGGTCGAATCCCAGCTCGAGAATGTCGGCGATCGTGAGATCACCATGCCGCTCCACCCTTGTCGCCTCGACTCCTTCCACCAGGTAGGGACGCCGGTACAGGGGCAGGTCCTCGATGCGGCTCAAGGGTTCCCGGAGCAGCCTCTCCACAAGCCTCAGCAAGGACTCATCCTCGCTCCAGACCTCCCGCCAGTCCTCCCCGAGGCCCCACAGGGAAAAACTCTGGAGGGGAAGGGACCTGACCTCGTCGGAAATGTGAATCTGATCGAGGGATTCCCCGCCCGTGTATCCCAGCAGAGTGGAGATGCGCCTTCTGAACCCGAGCATCTTCGTCACGAATTTAGTGAACATGAAACACATAAGGGGAGTCGACGTCCCCTTCGAGAGCTCCTCCGCGAAGAGCCTCTCGAGGGCCTTGTAGAGGAACCGGAACTCGTCGATGGTCCGCTTCACCATCGACTCGTTGTCGTACATGTCGATCACGGGTCTCTTCTTCATGACCTTGAAGAGGACCTTCTTGAGATCGCACCGCACGTCCGCCGTCCTGACCGATTCGGGGACGAAGGCCATGTAGTGCCCCTTTTCAGTGATCAGGCTGTCGCCGATCAATCTCTCGACGGGCTCCCAGCCGAGCCCGGCATAGGTGTTGTACGTCGGGTCATCGGGCGGGATGATGTTGTCGAGAAGCGCCACGGCCTTCCTGCTTTCCGCGAATTCCTTGTAGGCCCTGAGGATGCTGCACCCCAGGCCCTTTCCGCGGAAGTGGACCAGGACTTCCACGTAGACGAGGTAATAGCAGGGGATGGGTTTGCGTGAATAGACCATGTTCAGGTAACCCAGAATGTCCCCTCCCTCCGTGTGGATCTCGAAGGTATGAAAAGGGTGTCTGCCTCCCTTCGGCTTGAAACGTCCGATCCCGCAGCCGTGCACGGTCCTGTCGATGAGCCCGCTCACCCCGTCAAAGATCTCATAGGGGGACAGGGCGGTCCTTCTTTCCCCGTGATCGCCGAGGGTCATATCGATGATGGGCAGGATCTCGTGAAGGGTCATCTTCAACCTGTCGAACCTGTCCCTGATCTCCCTGACCTGCGCTTTCATGACACCACATGGATATTTTAGCAAGTTATGTGCCATTTGCGGGCGTTTCGGCAGAACACACCCGGGGATGAAGGGTCCCGCAGGGGCCGGTGGGGAAGAAGGTCTTCAAAACCTCTTGCTTTGCACGATGATGGCGATTAGGATTATAAGGATAAGGAGCGTCAATGGCAGGGAACGACAAGGGTTTGCGGGAAAACTCCCCGGGAAAGATACGGATGGGTGTAAGCGCGTGCCTTCTGGGGCGGAAGGTCCGCTACGATGGTGCGCACAAACAGGACCGATACATAACCGACACCCTGGGGCAATTTTTTGACTACGTCCCCGTCTGCCCCGAGGTTGAATGCGGCCTGCCTGTTCCCCGGGAGGCCATGCATCTTGCCGGCAGCGTTGACGATCCCCGACTGGTGACGATCAGGACAGGCATCGACCATACCGCGACAATGAAGAAATGGGCTGAGGTGAAGCTTGATGAACTGGCACGGCAGGAGCTCTCAGGCTATATCTTCAAGACCAAATCTCCGAGTTCCGGCATGCGGGGTGTCAAAGTCTACATCGGCTCGGGCCCGCCCGTCCACCGGGGGGTGGGCATCTTCGCGGCGGCCTTCATGAAGAGGTTCCCCCTCGTACCCGTGGAGGATGAGGGCCGGCTGCACGACCCGGGGCTGCGGGAGAATTTCATCGAGCGCGTCTTTGTCTTCGAAAGATGGCGAGAGTTCACGAAAAGCAAGGGCTCGCTCGGGGGTCTCGTCGAGTTCCATGCGCGCCATAAACTCCTTGTCATGGCGCACAGCCCGAAACACCTGTCGGCGCTGGGCAGGCTCGTCGGCAACGCGAAGCGGTATGGGAAGGACCTTGGCGATGCGTATATCGAAACCCTGATGGACGGGCTTCGCCTGATCGCGACAAGCCGGAAGAGCACCAACGCTCTCCATCACATCGCGGGCTACTTCAAGAAGGAGCTGAGTGCCGACGAGAAAAAAGAGCTTCTCGAGGTGATCGACAGGTACCACCGGGGATTGATACCGCTCGTGGTACCCGTCACGCTCCTCAACCATTATGTGCGGAAATACGACAAACCATACCTGAAGGAGCAGTATTTCCTGAACCCCCATCCCGTGGAACTGATGTTGAGGAACCATGTGTGAAAGATAGAGTTCGGGATGAAGGTGCCGGGAACAGGACGGCACGCCTGCTACGCGGGCCCACTTCTCTTCAAGGTATGCCGCCATGGAACGAAGGTCATGGACCCGACCCGATTTAGGGTCACGCAAACCGAAGGAGGTCGATAATGAGAAAGGTGATCATTTCTCTTTTTGTGGTGGCGGCGTTCCTCGCCGTCTCCTCCCAGGTCTTCGCGCTCACTCCCAAACCGCAGAAGGGGCAGAAGACCGAGAGGTTCACCGGCAGGGTGACATCGGTCAATGTCCTGGGGATGACGATGGTCGTGGAATCGATGAAGGCGGGGATGACCTTCGACATCGGCGGGGCGAAGCTCACGGGATACAAAACAGTCGACCGCATCCGGGAAGGCGACCGCGTAACCGTTCAATACCTGATGAGCCAGGGAAAGGCGACGGCCAGGACCATCACGAAGAACAGATCATACCAGAGTAAATGACCGGCGAGCATCGTGACGGTCTTGACCGGCCATATGTGGAAAGGGGCCGCGCGAAAGCCCGGCCCCTTGTCTCGCAGACCTCTTAACCGCTGCAGCCGGAGCCGCAGCCGCCTGAACTCGACGCGCAGCAATCACCACCCTTGCCCGACAATGCCGATTTCAGAAGAAAACCCGAGCCCATTGGGGACTCGACGAAATCAATGCTGATGGGTTTTGCCTCTTCATAGAGACCCTTATCAATGATGAACTTGACTCCCTTCTCCGTAAATGTCTCATCGCTCGCTAACGGCCCATCCAGGGCCATGCCCAATGAGGGCCCCGATCAACCGCCCTCGGTCATCATTATCCTGACCGACTGGGGTTCTCCTTTCCCTTCGAGGAGCTTCCTGATCACCTCGCCGGCTTTTTCTGTTACATCGAACATAAGCACTCCTTTTTCTACCAGACTGGGTATCTCAAGATCTATACCACGTCCCATTAAGATATACACAATTGACCTTTTGTCAAGCATCAAGGCATAACTGCTTGAAATTACAAATGTCCGTAAAGAATTCGCTCCCAAGCGCCAGGCACCCGCTTTTCCCCCATACCTTGACGGTCCAAGAAAAAGGGTGATTTTGCCCCGTGACAGGCTATACTTGAAAGAGGTATTTCCGAACCGTGGAGGTGATCATACGATGTCAGGAACCATCATGCAAGGGTTTGCCGGGTTTCTGGCCGGTGTTGCGGCCGGCGTCGTCATGGGCATTGTGTCCGACCTGGCCGCCCGATCGCGGCTCTTCAGGTCAAGCATGTTCATGGTCGACGGGAGCTTTCTCCTGAGAACGTTCGGCGTGAAGGAGAGTTCGATGGCCCTGTACGCCGCCGGCATTCCCATGCACCTCGTGACAAGCGGGGTGTTCGGCGCAATCTACCCGGTGGCGGCCCGGTTCGTGAACCTTGATACACTTTCACCCGCCCTCGTGGCCCTCTACGTTCTGTTCCTCTGGCTCTCCATGCTTTTTATCGCCCTGCCCACCGCCGGGCAGGGTCTTCTCGGCAACAAAGCGGGATCGCTGACCTGGCTCGAGCAGCTTGCGCTCCACGTTGTATTCTTTGTCGTATATTACGGAATGCTCAGGGCCATCGGTGACCCTGCGGCGGCCATGGCTCAGGCTATCCGGTAGCCCCCCCTTTCCCGGACAATAAGGCCCTCCCCGACCATGGTGTCGAGCACTGACGCCAGCCGGTCCGCGTCGCGGCCCGTGGCCGCGGCGATGTCCTCGACGGATAGGAGGCCGCGCGCGAGGAGCCCCCTGATCGCTTCTCCCCTCAATTCCCTGTCGGAACCGGTGAAGGAGGTCTGCTTTGAATAGTGCGCGCTCCTCCTGTTCGCATTGGACCCGCCCCTTCCCAGCGACGACCCGTAGTCCATCAGGGCGTAGTACCAATCCCGGGGGTTCGACGGGTCGAGGGCCGCTTCGACGAGAGGGATGATCTGCCGGTCCGAGACCTCCGTCCCACCGGGGAAGAAGTGGTGGATGAAGACGCGCCTGATATTCGTTTCAATGAACACCGCTGACATATTGAAGGCGAAGGCCATTATGGCCCCCGCCGTGGCCTCACCGACGCCCGGCAGGTCGAGCAACGGCCCCCGGTCCCGGGGAAGTCTGCCCGAATGCCTCTCCATCACCACCCCCGCAAGGCGCTTGAGCGACAGTGCCCTGCGGTTATAACCGAGGCCCTGCCAGGCCGTCATTATGTCCGTCAGGGGCGCGGCTGCGAGGGACGCGAAATCCGGCAGCGATCGGACAAAAGGCTCATACTTCTCCCTCACCCTTTCAACCCCGGTCTGCTGAAGCATGATCTCCGAGACGACCACCCTGTATGGCGTTATGTTCTCCCTCCAGGGGAAGGTGCGCCTGTTGCGCCTGTAGAACTCCAGGACCTCCTGCCGGAACGAGACCATGTCCGGCGTTGTCGCTCGAAGCTCGCCGGGCGGTAGGGGACTGCGCCCCGAGGATGCTCTATCTGTCTTTGAACCTGGCAATGTCTTCGGGGGTCAGCTCGGGCAGTTCCCGGATGATGTCACAGATACAGAGTTTCATGCAGGGAAGGTTGTCGGGGTCATAACGAACAAAACCACTTTCGATGGTCTTCGCGTCCCTGTCCTTATCGTCCTCATCCATGGCCATAGTGTAAAGCGGCAGATCGCCGATGTCAAACGCGGGGGACAAGGGAGAAGACGAGGATGACCAGGGCGAGGCCGATGCGGTAGTAGGCAAAGATATCGAGAGTGTGCCCCTTCAGGTACCCGATGAGGAACTTGAGGCTGGCCGCTCCGAAGACGAAGGCCGAAAGCATGCCCATGGCATAGAGGGACACCCCGTCCCCCTGAAAGTGGACGTGCCGCATTTCGTAGAGCGACACCCCAAGGATGATGGGTATGGACAGCATAAAAGAAAAATCGACGGCCTCGCTTTTCTTGAGACCAAGAAGCAGGGCCATGGTGATGGTAACACCGCTTCGTGACGTGCCGGGCACGAGGGCGACGGCCTGGGCCACGCCTATCGCGATGGCGATGGGCATGGTCAGCTCGCTCCTCTCGATGTTGATCCTCTCGGACAGGATCATGAGGATGGACACGAGGGCAAGCATGAAGGCGGCTACGAACGGCGCCCTGAGGTAGGTCTCTATGATGTCCTTCCCGAGAAAACCCGCGACCACCGCGGGGATGGTGGCTATGGCCATTTTGAAGAGCATGGAATCCGTGCCCCGGCCATCCCGAAAGTCGACAAGACCCTCGATGACGACACGGAAGAACTTCTTGCCGTAGACGAGGATAACGGCGAAGAGTGTCCCGAAGTGGAGCATGACATCATATGTCAGCGGGTTGATGTTGCCCTGGGAGATATTGAAGAACCAGGGGATGACGATAAGATGGGCGGAGCTGCTGATGGGGAGAAACTCCGTTATGCCCTGCACGGCACCCATAAGGATGCTCTGCAGGACCGTCACGAGATCCCTCCGGGAACGAACCGGAACCCTATCTCCAGGGAATCGGCGTTGAGGGATTGCGGGATGGTGGGCAGCGGCTCCACCGCCCTCAGGACGCGAAGCACGGATTCGTCATATACCCTGTTGCCCGAGCGTTTTTCGATGTTGATATCGGTGATGCGCCCGTCCTTTCTCACCTTGATCGTGACGATCGTCTCCAGTTCCCTTTTTGCCGTGCCGGGAACGTTCCAGGCATTCTTTATCTTCTCGTAAACGTCGAGAAGATACTTCTGCAACGCGGGATCAAGGGGTGCGCCGGAACCGCCGCCCGTCCCGGGCAATCCCATGCCTGCACCCGTGCCTCTGCCGGAGCCGCCCGATCCGGCCTTGGCGACGTCTATGTAATCCGTCTTCTTCCTGATATTGCGTATCCGTTCTTCGAGCCGGTCAACCTCTTCCTTCGTTGCCTTCGTCTTCGGAGGGACCTTTTTCTTGGAAAGGGAAACGGCGTCATCCTCTTTCTGGATCGGCTGCGGCTTCTTTGGCGGGGCCTTTTTTTCCTTGACGACCGGTGCGGGTTTATCGGGCTTCGGCTCGGGCTTCGATTGCACCGCGGCCTTCGGCCCGGCCGATCCGCCTCCGAGGCTGCCCGTGCTGCCCACGAGGTTGACGGAATACGCGGAGGACAGGTCGATCTTCCTGGAGGGGAATTTTATGGGTATGGAAAAGACGCCAAGCACGATGATGTGAAGGGCCAACGATATAACAAGCATTTTGGTCCAGGCTTCTTCACTCATTTCTATCCAGCGGCTTCGTTACTATGTTCACTTTGTCGACACCGGCTTCCCTGATGGTCCCCATGCACCTCACAACGAACCCGTAGGGCACATCCTTATCGGCGCGAAGGAATATCTCCTTCTTGTCCTTGTTGGCGAAGAGAAACTGTATGGCAGCCTTGAGGTCCCTGGCTTCGATCTTTTTCTCGTTGAGAATAAGCCTCTGGTCCTTCGTGATGTTCAGGATCTGCGGCTCGTCCTTGGCGGGAAGGGCCTTCGCCGTCACATTGGGGATGTCGATGCCCAGACCGTGCTGCATCATGGGCGCCGTTATCATAAAGACGATGAGGAGCACAAGCATGACGTCAACGAGGGGAATGACGTTGATCTCCGACAGCGGCCCCTTTGAATCGCCCCGTGTTTTCATTTCTCCAGGATATTCACCAGGTAGATCGCGGCATTCTCCATGCGAGAGAGGATCCTCTTGAGCCTTCCCAGGAAGTAGTTGTATGCGAGAACCGCTGGTATGGCGGTAGCCAGGCCCAGGGCCGTGGCGATAAGCGCCTCGCTTATGCCGGGCGCCACGACGGCAAGGCTCGTTGTGCCCCGCACACCAATTTCACGAAAGGAATCCATGATGCCCCAGACGGTTCCGAAAAGACCTATGAACGGCGCGGTGTTTGCCGTGGTGGCAAGGAAGGAAAGCCTCCGTTCAAGCTTGACCGATTCATCGGATATGGCGATCCTGAGCATGTCCTCGATGGCGGGGATATCCTCCCTCCGGATCCTGCCGGGGTTGTCCTTCTGTCTCGAGGTCACTTCCTTATAACATGCTAGTACAAGGCGGTAGAAGGCGTTGTCCTGGCTGTCCCGGTACACCGAGATGAGCTTCTTGAAGGAATCGGCCTCCTTTACGGCCTTGAAGAACCGGTCGCCCTCGGCCTCCGTCCTGCTGTACTGGCGATACTTCATGAATATGATGGTCCAGGCGACGATGGAAAAGAAGAAAAGAATAACCATCACGGCTTTCGCCATCGGTCCCGCCGAGAGGATCATCCCGATGAGCCCGCCCGTGTACATGTCTGCGCTTGAAACGTCCATTTTGCGTGTAGAGATTACAACAAAACTCGGTGGTTGTAAAGGAAAGAAAAACCCCCTGGTTGGGTGCCAGGGGGAAGGGGGGTTATTATGAGAAGCTTGTGGAGGTGAATTTCGCGTTAAGTGATGCTATGTGAAATAATGCACGTTATCGCCAAAAAACTCCCTTTTGTTTCACACACTGAATTCGGGCCAATCGTAAACACCGTTGATTTCAAGCTATTCCCGTCTAAGATATGTGAATTATTTAACATAGCTTGAGTTATGATAATGTATTACGAAATCTTTGTCAATAAAAAAATTGTTCCGGTAAACTGCTATTCGGAAACCATTAATGGAAGCCTGTCCGCAAAGAGGTAACCTGTGAGGGTCGTGACTATCCTCTCGCCACGGACTTCCACAAAACCCTTCTGTTGGAGATCTTCCAGGCGGTTCGCGCAACCCTTTCCGGACAATTCCTTCAGCTCCACCCCCCACATCGTCCTGAAACCGAAAAGGAGACGTTCAAGACGCATCTGTTCTTCGGAAAGCGTTTCCGAGCCCTCCACAGCAAAAGAACCGCTGTTCAACTGACCGAGGTACGCATCGAGATTGCGATGGTTCCACCATCTTCTTCTTCCGGAGAAAGAATGAGCGGACGGCCCAAGGCCGAGATAGGGTGTGTGCTGCCAGTACTTGACGTTGTGGCGTGAAACGCTTTGTTCCCCACGCGCGAAATTGGAGACCTCGTAATGCACGAAACCCTGTCCCGTAACGTACTCCGACATGCCAAGAAAGAGCTTCGCCGCCCTCGCGTCATCGGGAAGAGCGAGCCCCCCCTCCCGGGCCAGCCGGGAGAAGGGCGTGTCACCCTCCACGGTAAGCTGGTAGCAGGACAGGTGAGCAGGCCCATAGGAAAGAGCCAAACGCAGCGTCTTTCGCCACGACCGAACGGTCTGACCCGGCAATCCATAGATGAGATCAATGCCGAATTCGGCGAAGCCCGCCTCCGCCACAAGCCGGGCGGCTTCTTCAGCCTGCCGGCCGCTGTGACGCCTCCCCAGGAAGCGGACCTCATCGCCGTCGAAGGATTGGACACCAAGGCTGACACGGTTCACCCCAAGTGAACGGTACAGGGCAAGCTTCTCCTTCGTCACATCGTCCGGGTTGAGTTCGATGGTCACCTCCGTCGTGTCATCGAACCGAAAGACACCACGAAGACCCGCTATCAGACCCTCGACCTCATCGTCATCGAGAAGCGACGGGGTCCCGCCCCCGATGTAGAGTGAGTCGAACCGGGGAAATTCCGGGCTGTTGAGGGATGCCTCCCCGAGAACAGCCTTCAGCCATTTTCCGGCATGCTCCGTTCCCAGTACAGAGTAGAAATCGCAGTAGGGGCACTTTGTCTTGCAGAAAGGCACGTGGACGTAGAGGCCGGGGTGACCCGTCCTATTCATCGTCAGTTTTGAGGGCGGCGAGGAAGGCGCTCTGGGGAATCTCGACGTTGCCGACGATGCGCATCCTTTTTTTGCCCTTTTTCTGCTTTTCCAGGAGCTTCCGCTTGCGGGTGATGTCACCGCCGTAGCACTTCGCCGTAACATCCTTGCGGTACGCCGAGATGGTCGAGCGGGATATGATCTTCCCCCCGATCGCACCCTGTATGGCTATCTTGAACTGCTGTCTCGGTATCTCGTCCTTGAGACGGTCGCAGATCCTGACGGCCCTGTCCCGGGCGCTGTCGCGATGGACGAGAATGGACAGGGCATCCACCTTCTCTCCGTTCACGAGGATATCGAGCTTCACGAGACTGCTTTCGCGATAATCGATGAGTTCGTAGTCAAAGGAACCGTACCCCTGGGTGATGCTCTTGAGCCTGTCATAGAAATCGAAGATGACCTCGGCGAGAGGCATGTCGAAGGTTATCTCCACGCGCCCCGGCGTCGGATAGCTCATGTGCGAATTGACGCCCCGCCGTTCCATGCAAAGCTTCATCACGGCCCCGACATATCGCTCGGG
Coding sequences:
- a CDS encoding carotenoid 1,2-hydratase, translating into MRKMETRPTLLSISFTCLLGFVLLCSLFACLPRELFGQGWRQAEAARRWSFPRDHGSHPDYRTEWWYFTGNLADNEGRRYGYQLTFFRYGLALNAKNPSNPWSVRDVHLAHFAITDVSGGGFHWRDRMSRKGPGLAGARTDVMDVHVLNWSARMKDGRIIITAAHDGMDLQLELAPEKPPVLHGRQGLSRKGPLPGQASYYYSFTDLNTRGTLRAPGMNGPVAVKGRSWFDQEFGSNQLSPQQAGWDWFALHLSDGRDLMVYYLRKKDGTFERESSGTLVERGGTSRYLSLGEMQTDILSYWKSAKTAGRYPAAWRIRIPAAAIDVTIRPLIADQELVTTASTGITYWEGAVDGKGTSRGKEVTVEGYVELTGYAGTLGGKF
- a CDS encoding GNAT family N-acetyltransferase; the encoded protein is MKAQVREIRDRFDRLKMTLHEILPIIDMTLGDHGERRTALSPYEIFDGVSGLIDRTVHGCGIGRFKPKGGRHPFHTFEIHTEGGDILGYLNMVYSRKPIPCYYLVYVEVLVHFRGKGLGCSILRAYKEFAESRKAVALLDNIIPPDDPTYNTYAGLGWEPVERLIGDSLITEKGHYMAFVPESVRTADVRCDLKKVLFKVMKKRPVIDMYDNESMVKRTIDEFRFLYKALERLFAEELSKGTSTPLMCFMFTKFVTKMLGFRRRISTLLGYTGGESLDQIHISDEVRSLPLQSFSLWGLGEDWREVWSEDESLLRLVERLLREPLSRIEDLPLYRRPYLVEGVEATRVERHGDLTIADILELGFDPTKLKELHHEGVDYMVERVSGSFLSATERKREFLPRIAGEFSGLRFRGASVSINPPQAIMREKGNIYILYRKVGGIHIEEALDQLRTSSRLKELNRAAGIDRAMIATVNEVSDRLLATFGSRMREQIENLVYFVPWDLKENRPDIIVDIAGVFLGTIWIF
- a CDS encoding DUF523 and DUF1722 domain-containing protein: MAGNDKGLRENSPGKIRMGVSACLLGRKVRYDGAHKQDRYITDTLGQFFDYVPVCPEVECGLPVPREAMHLAGSVDDPRLVTIRTGIDHTATMKKWAEVKLDELARQELSGYIFKTKSPSSGMRGVKVYIGSGPPVHRGVGIFAAAFMKRFPLVPVEDEGRLHDPGLRENFIERVFVFERWREFTKSKGSLGGLVEFHARHKLLVMAHSPKHLSALGRLVGNAKRYGKDLGDAYIETLMDGLRLIATSRKSTNALHHIAGYFKKELSADEKKELLEVIDRYHRGLIPLVVPVTLLNHYVRKYDKPYLKEQYFLNPHPVELMLRNHV
- a CDS encoding A/G-specific adenine glycosylase gives rise to the protein MVSFRQEVLEFYRRNRRTFPWRENITPYRVVVSEIMLQQTGVERVREKYEPFVRSLPDFASLAAAPLTDIMTAWQGLGYNRRALSLKRLAGVVMERHSGRLPRDRGPLLDLPGVGEATAGAIMAFAFNMSAVFIETNIRRVFIHHFFPGGTEVSDRQIIPLVEAALDPSNPRDWYYALMDYGSSLGRGGSNANRRSAHYSKQTSFTGSDRELRGEAIRGLLARGLLSVEDIAAATGRDADRLASVLDTMVGEGLIVRERGGYRIA
- a CDS encoding undecaprenyl-diphosphate phosphatase codes for the protein MTVLQSILMGAVQGITEFLPISSSAHLIVIPWFFNISQGNINPLTYDVMLHFGTLFAVILVYGKKFFRVVIEGLVDFRDGRGTDSMLFKMAIATIPAVVAGFLGKDIIETYLRAPFVAAFMLALVSILMILSERINIERSELTMPIAIAIGVAQAVALVPGTSRSGVTITMALLLGLKKSEAVDFSFMLSIPIILGVSLYEMRHVHFQGDGVSLYAMGMLSAFVFGAASLKFLIGYLKGHTLDIFAYYRIGLALVILVFSLVPRV
- a CDS encoding TonB family protein is translated as MSEEAWTKMLVISLALHIIVLGVFSIPIKFPSRKIDLSSAYSVNLVGSTGSLGGGSAGPKAAVQSKPEPKPDKPAPVVKEKKAPPKKPQPIQKEDDAVSLSKKKVPPKTKATKEEVDRLEERIRNIRKKTDYIDVAKAGSGGSGRGTGAGMGLPGTGGGSGAPLDPALQKYLLDVYEKIKNAWNVPGTAKRELETIVTIKVRKDGRITDINIEKRSGNRVYDESVLRVLRAVEPLPTIPQSLNADSLEIGFRFVPGGIS
- a CDS encoding ExbD/TolR family protein is translated as MKTRGDSKGPLSEINVIPLVDVMLVLLIVFMITAPMMQHGLGIDIPNVTAKALPAKDEPQILNITKDQRLILNEKKIEARDLKAAIQFLFANKDKKEIFLRADKDVPYGFVVRCMGTIREAGVDKVNIVTKPLDRNE
- a CDS encoding Tol-Pal system subunit TolQ, giving the protein MYTGGLIGMILSAGPMAKAVMVILFFFSIVAWTIIFMKYRQYSRTEAEGDRFFKAVKEADSFKKLISVYRDSQDNAFYRLVLACYKEVTSRQKDNPGRIRREDIPAIEDMLRIAISDESVKLERRLSFLATTANTAPFIGLFGTVWGIMDSFREIGVRGTTSLAVVAPGISEALIATALGLATAIPAVLAYNYFLGRLKRILSRMENAAIYLVNILEK
- the hemW gene encoding radical SAM family heme chaperone HemW translates to MNRTGHPGLYVHVPFCKTKCPYCDFYSVLGTEHAGKWLKAVLGEASLNSPEFPRFDSLYIGGGTPSLLDDDEVEGLIAGLRGVFRFDDTTEVTIELNPDDVTKEKLALYRSLGVNRVSLGVQSFDGDEVRFLGRRHSGRQAEEAARLVAEAGFAEFGIDLIYGLPGQTVRSWRKTLRLALSYGPAHLSCYQLTVEGDTPFSRLAREGGLALPDDARAAKLFLGMSEYVTGQGFVHYEVSNFARGEQSVSRHNVKYWQHTPYLGLGPSAHSFSGRRRWWNHRNLDAYLGQLNSGSFAVEGSETLSEEQMRLERLLFGFRTMWGVELKELSGKGCANRLEDLQQKGFVEVRGERIVTTLTGYLFADRLPLMVSE